The Ralstonia sp. RRA genomic interval GCGGGGCCGGACAGCGCGCTGGCGGTGGCCTCTGCAGCGCTGTCCGTTGCGCATTCCGCGGTGGCGATGCCAAGGAAGGCGCGTACGTCCGTATCGTCGGCAATGCGCCCTTCGACCAGACACACGACGCGCGCGGCATCTTCGGGTGTGAGCCAGAACGGGCCCTGGCTGCGTTTGTCGGCGTTGAGGAAGCGCGGCTCGCGGTCGCGCTGTTCGCCCCAGCCGGCTTGCACGCCCCAGTTCTGCCAATCGCGAAACGCGCGGCTGATCATCATGCGCTGCGTGCTGGCATCCGATACCGCGCCGCGCAGATCGGCCAGTCGCACAAAGGGCTGCTCGGGCGACAGGCGGTGTGCATAGGCCAGCCGCACCAGCAGCCACAGGCTCTGGAACGGCGCGCGCCGGCCGTCGACGGTTTGCGGCGTGGTCAGTTCCAGGTGAAGGGCGGGCAAGGTGGGTGGCTGCATACGGAAACTGCGGTGGAGGCTGCAAGGCAAAAGCACTGCCGTCATTGTGCGCCAAGCCGTTTGTTACAGGCGTTACGCGTGTGACGTGCAGCCTGTCTTGCGCGCTGGAAAGGGCACAGCGCGCTCCCTACGATGCGCAGCGCCGGTGCTTGCCGGCAGCTACCGACAACGTTCAAGGAGTTCCTATGTTCCCTCGCTGGTCAAAGACCTTTGCGCTGGCCCTCACAGCCTGTGCTTTAGTGATGGGCGCCACTCAAGCGCACGCCGAGCTGGTCGTGCGCGATGATCTCAAGCGCGTGTTTGACGAAGCCGGTGTTGCCGGCACCTTCGTGCTGATGGACATCAGTGGCGATCGCACCTACGTGGTGGACCCGGCACGCGCCGCGCGGCGCATCCACCCTGCATCAACCTTCAAGATTCCCAACAGCCTGATCGCCTTCGATACGGGTGCCGTGCGTGACGATCACGAGGTGATCCCATACGGTGGCAAGCCACAGCCCTTCAAACAGTGGGAGAAGGACATGGCATTGCCCGAGGCGATCCGCGTGTCCAACGTGCCCATCTATCAGGAAGTCGCGCGACGCATTGGCCCTGCGCGCATGCAGGCCTACGTGGATGCCTTCGACTACGGCAACCGCCAGATCGGCAGCGTGATTGACCAGTTCTGGCTGCGTGGTCCGCTGGAAATTTCCGCATTTGAAGAGGCGCGCTTCACCAGCCGTCTGGCGCTCAAGCAGTTGCCAGTGAAGCCGCGCACCTGGGATCTGGTCCACCGCATGCTGCTAATCGAAAAACAGGGCGATGCCGCGCTGTACGCCAAGACGGGGGTCGCTACCGAGTATCAGCCCGAGATCGGCTGGTGGGTGGGCTGGGTCGAGCGTGAGGGGAAGGTGTATGCGTTCGCCCTGAACATCGACATGCCGCTTGAGGCCGACATGGCCAAGCGCATTCCGTTAGGAAAACGGCTGATGCAGGCATTGGAAGTGTGGCCAACACCCTAGATCTTGAATAACGCGGTATTTCCGATTCTGATGATCAATCGGGAATACCCGTGGTTAAGAATAAGAATCGGGTTGTGAGACGATTTTGTATGTAAAGAATTGTTGAATCTGGCTGGTACAAAATGGCGGTTAAAAACATGTCAGGTCTGGTCGTCCGTAAACGACTGGATAAAGAACATCGCCCGAGGGTCGGGTACTGGGGGTTGTTATGCGCAAGCGTTATACGAGAGGGGCCGTTGCACTGATGGCGGCGATTGGTTTGATTGGGGCGACCGGAGCACTGGCCGCTGGCGGCCAAAGCGGCGGCACGATCCGTTTTACGGGGGCTGTCGTTGCAACCGGGTACAGCGTGCAGGCTGGGCAGCGTGCTGCCGGCTCGGCCGATGGGCTGCAGGCCCGTACGGCCGCAACCGGCAATCAAGTGGTGGTGGACTTCAACACACCCGCGGTCAAGCCAGTGCCAGCCGAGGTGTCGGTTATGGCGCGCGGCAAGTCGTCGGGGATGTGGCATAGGGTTGGTGAAGCCGTGAGCGGGGCACTGATGCGCGCTCGGTATGACGGCTTCAAATCCAACGTGCTGGCGGGCAACCGCGGAATACTCACGCTCTCACATTCACCTGGCGCCGAACCAGCACTGGCCATCGTGACGGTTGCATACAAGTAAGGCGGGAATTCTCCCGCCTTTTTTATTGGTTGCGCCAACCCTTACGACGCCACCGGCCCCACTGGTGATTGAAACGGGTGGTACTGATACAGCCACGTTTCCGACAGCGGCTTGCCATCCACGCGCAGGAACAGGCGCATGTCCACCGGCTCCTTGCCGTCGACCGTCAAATCGAACTGCGCGCGCCAGTGGCCCGGCACGCCGTTGGGCACCGCTTCAGTAAATACATACGAGAACGTACCGCGCGAGGAGCTCAGCACCGCTTCGGGCTTTACGCCAAAGGGCAGCTTCTCCAGCGGGCCACCCTTGAACTCCACCATGAACTTGCGCACACCGTGCGGACGCGGTTGGCCCGGCTGGCCACCGTTGCCCAAGCGCGTGGCCACGCAGCGCGCCAGCGGCGTCGGATACGGCTCATCGGCCAGCCAGTGCAGGCGGTAGCGCAGGCGGTACTGGCTGCCTGCGCGTGCCGGCGCCTTCGGCACCCACATGGCGACGATGTTGTCGTGGATCTCGTCGTCGGTCGGGATCTCGATGAGTTGCACCGCGCCTTCGCCCCAACCTTCCAGCGGCTCGACCCACAGGCTCGGACGGCGCTCGTAGTGCACGCCGTCCTGATAATTGTTGAAATCGCGATCGCGCTGCAGTAGGCCGAAGCCGCGCGGGTTGTTGTCGCCAAACGCCGAGGCCATCGTGCGCGGCGGATCGTTCAGCGGGCGCCAGATGCGCTCGCCGCTGCCTGTCCACAGGGCCAGGCCGTCGGAGTCGTGCACCTCGGGGCGCCAGTCGGTGGCGGTGCCCTTGGCGGTTTCCGAGAACCAGTACATCGACGTAGCGGGCGCGATGCCGAAGCGGTCAATGTCCTTGCGCAGGAAGATCGCCGTGTCGATGTCCATCACCACGCCCTTCGTGCGATGCATGACGAAGCGGTACGCACCCGTGATGCTCGGGCCGTCGAGCAGCGTGTAGATCGTCACCGAATCGGCGCGGTTGTCTGCCGGCGTATCGAACCACACGTGCGTGAAGTTGGGGAATTCTTCCGGCTTGCCTGCCTGTGCCACGTCTAGCGCAATGCCGCGTGCCGAGAGGCCGTACTGATACAGCTCGCCAATCGCACGGAAGTACGACGCACCCAGGAAGGCCACCCAGTCGTTCTTCTTCCAGTCGAGCTTTTTCTGATCGCCCAGGCGGCTTTCCTGGAAGCGGAAGCCGGCGAAGCCGCTGCCGCGCGGCAGCTTGCGCGCGGGGCTGTCAGCGGGCATGTCGAAGTACGACTCGTCGTAGACGACCTCGCGCGCGGCGCCTTTCTCCACCACGTGCATGCGCACCGGTGCGCGGAAGAACGTGCCCAGGTGGAAGAACGTCACCGGAAACTGCCCCGGGCCATCGGCAAACAGCGCGTGCGCCGTGTCGAACTTGATCTTGCCGTGGGCTTCGTAGTCGATCTTGGCGAGGATGTCGGCCGGTGCGGTGGCGGGTGGCGTGTACGGTTGGCCGGCCATCGCGCGGGCGCGCTCGATCAGCGCATCGAAAGAAAACGGTGCGGCATCGCCCAGTTTGACGCGGCTGGCGGCCAGTGCTTCGGGCGTGATGCCGAGCGCTGCCAGCGTGGCGGTAACGGAGGCGGAGGCAAGAAGGGTTCGACGTGTGACCATAGGTGCCTGTAACGTAACTTTGAGAATCAGAACAGTCCGACATGGTAACGCGGGCAGGGGTTCCGGACGGGGACTTGGCGTCGCACTTGGTGAGGCCGGTTGGCATGCGACTTATACTTCGCCCATTGTGTTTTCAGAACAAGAACAATATGCCGGTTGATTGGAAAGCCCGCCCCGCGCGCGGTCGTTTTGTCCTCGGCTGCGTCGCCCTCGTCGTGATCGGGGCGCTCAGCAGCTATCTTGGTTATCAGGATGGTGAACGTCTGACGGCCGCGTGGTCGCGCCTGAGCGTCGGCGCAGCCGTTGTGGCCATTGGCCTGCTCGGCGTTCTGCTGCTGGCCTTTGGCTCCGCAGCGCGCCGTGAACGCATGCTGTTTTCGAGCGTAGCGGTGCGTTCGCGCCGCGCGCGACTCTCCGGCTGGGTGGCCTCGCTGGTGATCGGGGCGTTCGTCTTTGCTTATGTCTACACGTCGACGGGCGTGTAACCGCACCGCTCCCGCTGGCGTTCACGCCGCTGGTCCGCCGTTCGTCGCACGCCGCTTGGTTGACGCCAAACGGTTGGTGATACTGCCTGCCACCGATCCAATGTGGGGGCTTCATGGCGCAACGACATCGCAGTCTTGGCTGGTTAGCCCGCGCGGGTGTCGCGCTCGGCCTCGCCGTGTGCACGCACGCAGCGATCGCTGCGCCACAGTGCGATGCGCCAGCCCAGTTGAACGACGGCTGGCAGGTCGAAGCCAGCCCTGCCGCCGCCGACTTCGATGCCGAGCGCCTTTGCACCGTCCTGCACAATCTTGCCGACGGTGATATCAACTTCCACAGCCTGCTTGTCGTGCGCCACGGCCATTTGGTCACCGAAGTCTATCGGGCCGGCAAGGACGAGCGCATCAAAGACCTGTTCCGCACCACGCGAACATTCGGCCCATCGACCGTGCACGATGTCCGGTCGATCAGCAAATCGGTGACGAGCCTGCTCTGGGGGATTGCGCAGGCGCAAGGCAAGATGCCGTCGCTCGACACGCCCGCGTTGTCATTGTTTCCGGATCTGGCCGACCTCAATGGGCAGGGGCGTGAAGCGATCACGCTGGCGCAGATGCTCTCCATGTCGAGCGGCCTGGCCTGGAACGAATGGAACGCGACCGGCCTGCTGGACAACGACGAATTTGGCTTGATCTGGCGCGGTGCGCAGGCGCATTACGTGTTCGACAGTCCTATGGCGGCGTCGCCCGGTGCGCAGTTCAACTACAACGGTGGCAACACGGCAGTCCTGGCGCAACTGCTGGTGGAACGCGTCGGCATGTCGCTGCCCGACTACGCACGCAAGCACCTTTTTGAACCGCTCGGCATTACCGACTGGGAATGGGTCGATGATTTTCGCGGCCGCCCGATGGCGCACGCCGGGTTACGGCTGCGCCCGCGCGATCTTGCTCGCATCGGGCAACTGGTGCTGCAGCACGGTCAATGGCAAGGCCGCCAGATTGTGCCCGCCGAATGGATTGCGGAATCAACGCGCCCGCACATCGACACTGGCATCGAGCCCGGCTTGCAGTATGGCTACCAGTGGTGGCTCGGCAAGGTGGAGGCGGGCGGCGAGCAGCAGGACTGGGTTGGCGGCATCGGCCGGGGCGGGCAGCGCCTCTGGATCGTTCCGGGGCTAGACATGGTGGTGGTTGCCACCGCGGGTGACTACAACCAGCGCGCCATCTGGAAGCAGACCGAAACGCTGTTCAGCCAAGTCATGGCGACGGTACAACCAGCGCCGCCAGCTGCGTCCGCCGCCAGATAACCGCTGCGCGGTTCAGAGGAACCGGTCGAGGATCTTGCGGCTGGGCTTGTCCAGCGCAAAGTGATCGCGGATCAGGTAGTGGATGCCGTGGCTATCCGAGATCAGCAGCGTGCTGCCAGTCAAGCGGCGGATGTCCTCCTCGCCGCGCAGCACGAGGTCGGTCTGGCCGCGATCGGTCTGCACCGTCCACGTGCTGGGCGTGGCATAGGTCGATACGCCGATGATCTTGCGGATCTCGGGCATGAACTCGCGTGAGGCCAACTCATCGGCAATCAGCGTGCGTGTGGGCTCGGGCAGTGCATCCAGTCGCGTGATCCAGGCCAGCTCACGGCCGTCGGTGCTCATCAGGCTGAAGCCGTCGGTCGCCGCGGAAATCGGAAACGCGCGCACAGGCACCACGCCTTCATGCGAGGTGCCGTCGGCCAGGGTCATGACCAGCTTGCCGAGGGTGTTGCGGCTGAGGGTGAAATCGGGCGTCTGCATTGCCGTGCTATTCCAGAAACGTGATTGCTGCGCTTATTGCGCGTAAGCCGGCTCGGCAGCGTCCACACGCTCGCCGTCGCTCGTCATGTCGGTGTCTGCGTCGACATTGCGGGCCTGTGCCTGATAGAGCTTGTAGTACGCCCCTTCGCGCGCCAGCAGTTCATCGTGGTTGCCCACCTCGACGATCTGGCCGCGGTCCATGACGACCAGGCGATCCGCCTTGCGCAGGGTCGACAAGCGGTGCGCGATGGCAATGGTCGTCCGGCCCTGCACGAGGTTGTCGAGCGCCTTCTGGATTTCCTTCTCGGTGGTCGTATCCACGGACGATGTGGCCTCGTCCATGATCAGGATGCGCGGGTTGATGAGCAGCGCGCGCGCAATCGAAATGCGCTGGCGCTCACCGCCCGACAGCGCCTGGCCTCGTTCACCGACCAGCGAATCGTAGCCGTGCGGCAGACGCAGGATGAACTCGTGTGCGTGCGCGGCACGTGCAGCGGCAACGATCTCGTCGCGCGTGGCGTCGGGTTTGCCGTAGGCGATGTTGTCGGCGATCGTGCCGAAGAACAGGAACGGCTCCTGCAGCACCAGGCCGATGTTGCGGCGGAATTCCGAGATGGGCAGCGAGCGGATGTCGACGCCATCCAAGCGGATCGCCCCTTCCGACACATCGTAGAAGCGGCAGATGAGGTTCACGAGCGTGCTCTTGCCCGAGCCGCTATGCCCCACCAGGCCGATCATCTCGCCCGGCTGGATCGACAGGTTCAGGCCGCGGATCACCGCCCGGTTGCCGTAGCGGAAGCCCAGGTCGCGCAGTTCGATCGCGCCATCAACCTTGTCGAGGTGCATGGGCTTGGTCGGCTCCGGCACGCTCGACACGTGGTCGAGGATGTCGAAGATCCGCTTGGCGCCGGCCGCCGCCTTCTGCGTGACGGACACGATGCGGCTCATTGAATCCAGACGCGTGTAGAAGCGGCTGATATACGTCAGGAACGCCACGAGCACGCCCACGCTGATGGCGTCGTGACTGATCTGCCAGATCCCGAAGATCCAGACCACCAGCAGGCCCACCTCTGTGAGCAGCGTCACGGTGGGCGTGAACAGCGACCACACTGCGTTGACCCGGTCGTTGATCGCCAGGTTGTGCTTGTTGGCTTCGGCGAAGCGCGTGACTTCGCGCTTTTCTTGCGCGAAGGCCTTGACCACGCGGATGCCCGGGATCGTGTCGGCCAGCACGTTGGTGATTTCCGACCAGATCCGGTCGATCTTCTCGAAACCGTGGCGCAGGCGGTCGCGCACCAGGTGGATCATCCACGCAATAAAGGGCAGCGGCACCAGGGTGACGAGCGCCAGCCACGGGTTGATGGAGATGAGGATCACCGCCGTCATCGCGATCATCAGCACGTCGGTAGCGAAGTCGAGCAGGTGCAGCGACAGGAACACGCTGATCCGGTCGCTTTCCGAACCGATGCGGGCCATCAGGTCACCCGTGCGCTTGCCGCCGAAGTATTCGAGCGATAGCTTGAGCAGGTGCTCGTAGGTGGTGGTGCGCAGGTCCGCGCTGATGCGCTCGGACACGCGCGCCAGCAGGTAGGTGCGCGCCCAGCCCAGCGACCACGCCACCAGCGCAGCGCCAAAGAGGCCGGACAGGTAGAGGGTGACCAGGCTGTAGTCGATCGGCGTGCCGTTCTGATACGGGATCAGCACCTTGTCCATCAAGGGCATCGTCAGGTACGGCGGCACCAGGGTGGCGGCCGTGCCGAGCAGCAGCAGGGCGAAACCGGTCAGCAATTGCCAGCGATACGGCCGAGCAAAGCGCCACAGGCGCAGCAGCGCCCAGGTGGAAGGGGGCTGTTCCAGTTCGCGGCTGCACTGGGGGCAGGTGTCTTCACCGGGCGGAAGCGGCGCCTTGCAGGTCGGGCAGACGTCTGAGTCGGCTGGTGCGGGCTCCGCGCCTGTCGTGAGTGCGTTACGGCGCGCGTCGAACACATCGGTCAGCCGCAGGGCGTCGGCGTTGTGGCCCAGCGTGTACCGCCAGCTCGCCAGGCGGCGCTGGCCGTCGGACAGCTCCAGCGTGCCCACGCCGGCGTGGTCGGTGTGCGAGAGCGTCATGCCGGGCGCGATGTCCCAGCTTTGCAAGTCCTTTCCGCCGGGTGCCCGCCCGATCAGGCGGCGGTGCGTAACAACCAGCCACCCTTGGGTAAAATGCAACCTTGCGTCCAAATCCAGCTGCAGTCCGGCCAGGACGGTTTCCTCTGGAGCGAGGCTTGAGCCGAGCTCGACACTCCAGGGGTCCTGAGCGCGGGCAAGGTTGGGGGCGGATGTTGGGGAGGACTGGGTCATGAGCGGCGCAAAGAATTCAAAAAGCGCGTCCCAATGGCCCAAAAAACAGCCCAAAACGGGTAAAGGACGAACATAAATCGGAGCAATGGTGCAGCCATCGCGCGCGTTGAGCGCCCAGTGGCCCGCAAATTTTGCTCGCAAGTATACATAGGGGAGCGAGCCAGGAAATTGGTGCGATGCACAACGCACTCCTGGCTCAAGCGGTCAACGCCGAAGCCGTTGTAACGTTATTGAAAGGTAACGCTTCATTTTCTCGGGCATTTCGCCCACTGCTTTCCAAGCTAATTCGATGAAGAAGAAGGACATTGAGATTCTCGATGTCATGTCGCTGCGCGGCCCGAATATGTGGACATATCGGCCAGTGCTGGAGGCATGGGTCGACATTGGTGAACTGGAGGATTTCCCCTCCAACACGATTCCGGGGTTCTATGAGCGCCTGTCGACGTGGCTGCCAACGCTGATCGAGCACCGCTGCAGCCCCGGCGTGCGCGGCGGCTTCCTGATGCGCCTGAAGGAAGGCACCTGGCCGGGTCACATCCTGGAGCACGTCACGCTTGAGCTGCAGAACCTGGCCGGCATGCCGGGCGGCTTCGGCAAGGCACGCGAGACCCCGATCCGCGGCGTCTACAAGGTGATCGTGCGTGCCTGGCACGAAGACGTGACCCGCGCAGCACTGTTTGCGGCGCGGGACCTCGTCATGGCCGCCATTGAAGATCGCCCGTTCGACGTGGATGCGGCGGTCGAAACGCTGCGCGATATGGTGGATGACCAATGCCTTGGTCCGAGCACGGCCTGCATTGTGGATGCCGCTGACGACCGGGGCATCCCGTCCATTCGCCTGTCGGATGGCAACCTCGTGCAACTGGGCTACGGCGCACGCCAGCGCCGCATCTGGACGGCCGAGACGGACCGCACCAGCGCCATTGCCGAATCGATCTCGCGCGACAAGGACCTTACGAAAAGCTTATTGCAATCGTGCGGCGTGCCCGTGCCGGAAGGCCGCATGGTCGACAGCGCCGAAGACGCCTGGGACGCCGCTGAAGACATCGGCGTGCCGGTGGTGGTCAAGCCATACGACGGCAACCACGGCCGCGGCGTGTTCACCAACCTGATGACGCGCGAAGAGGTGGAAACCGCCTACGCGGTGGCCATCGAAGAGGGCAACGGCGTGATCGTCGAGCGCTTCGTCTCCGGCAACGAACACCGCCTGCTGGTGGTGGGCGGCCGTGTGGCGGCGGCGGCCATGGGCGAGACCGCATCGGTCGTGGGCGATGGCACCTCCACCATTGAGGAACTGATCGAATCGCAGATCAACGCCGACCCGCGCCGTGGCCCGACCGAAGAGCACCCGCTGAACCCCGTGCGCCTGGACTCCGCCGCGCGCCTGGAACTCAAGCGCCAGGGCTATGCCGATGGCACCGCCGTGCCGCCCGCAGGCCGCACCGTGCTGATCCAGCGCAACGGCAACGTCGCGTTTGATGTGACCGATCGCGTGCACCCGAGCGTGGCGGCCCATGTGTCGCTGGCGGCACGGGTGGTTGGGCTGGACATTGCCGGCGTGGATCTGGTGGCCGAAGACATCTCGCGCCCGCTGGATGAACAGCGCGGCGCCGTTGTTGAAGTGAATGCCGGGCCGGGTTTGCTGATGCATATCCGCCCCGCCCAGGGTGAACCGCGCCCGGTGGGCCGTGCGATTGTCGATCACCTGTTCTCCGGCAAGGACGGCGTGCAGGACGACGGCCGCATTCCCATCGTGGGCATCACGGGCACCAACGGCAAAACTGTCGTCGCCAAGCTGGTTGCGCAATTGCTGCAGCTGTCGGGCAAGCACACGGGCCTGGGTTGCAGCGACGGCCTGTACCTGGACCACCGCCAAGTGGAAGGTACAGCCCGCAGCGATCGCGCTGCCTGGGATGCCTGCCATCGCATCCTGATGAACCGTGCGGTGGAAGCCGCCGTGTTCGAAAGCGACAGCGGCATGATCCTGTCGCAAGGGCTGCCGTATGACCGCTGCCAGGTGGGCGTGGTCACCAACTTCGACAAGCCCGATCACCTGGGCGACTTCTATGTCGAAGACGAAGACCGCATGTACAGCGTCCTGCGTACGCAGATTGACGTGGTGCTGAAGACCGGCGTGGGCGTGCTCAATGCCGCCGATGCGCGCTTGGTCGAGATGGCCGAGCTGTGCGACGGCGAGGTGATCTTCTTCGCTCTGTCCGGCGACCTGCCGGCCATCGCCGCGCACCGCGCCGAGGGCAAACGGGCCGTGTTCGTGCGCGATGGCAAGGTTGTGCTCGCCACCGGTCAGACCGAGGTGGCATTGGCCGATGTGTCGGCCATTCCGCTCGCTTACGCGGGCCGGGTGCCGTTCCAAGTCGAGAACGTGCTGGCCGCCGTGGCCACCGGCTGGGCGCTGGGCATCTCGCATGAGCTGATCCGCGCCGGCATCGTCACGTTTGACGTTGGCCAGGTGGATGTACCGGGGCGCTTTACGCTGTTCCAGCACAACGGCGCCACCATTGTGGTGGATGACGCGCACAACGCGTCGGCGCTGCAAGCCCTGGCCGGCGCGCTGGACAACTTCCCGGCCGAACGCAGGACACTGGTGTTTGGCGCTGGCCTGCAACGTCGCGACGAAGACCTCGTGGCACAAGGCAAGGTGATCGGCCAAACGTTCGACCGCGTGCTGCTGTGCGAAGACGCAAGCGTTAAGCGCGCTGATGCCCAGTTCGAGCCCCAGGCGCGTGCGCTGCTCAAGCAAGGACTGCAGCAAGGAGGCCGCGTGGCCGAGGTCGTCGTCGACGGGGGCAAACGCCAGGATGCCGTGGAAGCGGCACTGTCGCAGCTCGCGCCTGGCGACCTGCTGGTCTTGCAATGCGACGAATGCGCGATTGATGCCACCGTCGAGCAAGTCCACCAGTGGATGGGCCGCACGGAACACCGGGCCTGACCAAAAGCAGCCCACAGCACAACGGAAAGCCGACTGTATGGAAGTTTCTCGTATCCGGGCCCTGCGCGGCCCGAATCTCTGGTGTCGTCACACGGCCATCGAAGCCATCGTGGCCTGCTCGGACCAATCGCTCCTGTTGACCGAGCTGCCCGGCTTTGAAGACCGCCTGCGGGCGCGTTTTCCGGCCATCGGCCCGCTGCGGCCGGATGACGAAGCCGATGCGCCGTCGATGGCGCACGCGCTGGAAGCCGCTGCGCTGGGCCTGCAGGCCGCTGCGGGCTGCCCGGTTACCTTCAGCCACACCGAGCCGACGCTCGAACCCGGTACATACCAGGTCGTTGTCGAATACAGCGAAGAGGACGTGGGTCGACTGGCGTTCGAGCTGGCCGGCCAACTCTGCCTGGCCGCGCGCGACGACCAGCCGTTCGATCTGGACGACGCGCTGTATCGCTTGCGTGATCTGGACGAGGACGTGCGCCTGGGCCCGAGCACCGGCTCCATCGTCGACGCTGCCGTGGCGCGTGGTATCCCGTACAGGCGCCTCACGCAGGGCTCGATGGTGCAGTTCGGCTGGGGCAGCAAGCAGCGCCGCATCCAGGCGGCCGAGACCGACATGACCAGCGCCGTGGCGGAATCCATCGCGCAGGACAAGGACCTGACCAAGACCCTGTTGCACGCGGCTGGTGTGCCGGTGCCGCTGGGCCGTTCGGTGCGCAGCGCCGAAGAGGCATGGGAAGCCGCGCAGGAAATCAACGGCCCGGTCGTGGTCAAGCCGCGCGACGGCAACCAGGGCAAGGGCGTGGCGGTGCGCATCCGCACGCAGGAAGAAGTGAAGACGGCCTACGAAGTGGCGGCCGACATCTCGTCGGACGTGATCGTCGAGCGCTACATCCCCGGCCACGATTTCCGTCTGCTCGTGGTGGGCAAGCACTTGGTGGCGGCCGCGCGCCGCGACCCGCCGCAAGTCATTGGCGACGGCAAGCACACGGTGCGCGAGCTGGTTGAAGAAGTGAACCGCGACCCGCGCCGTGGCGAAGGGCATGCCACGTCGCTCACGAAAATCCGCTTTGACGACATCGCACTCGCCACGCTCGCCAAGCAGGGCCTGAGCGCCGACGCTGTGCCGCCGAAGGGCACGCGTGTGGTGCTGCGTAACAACGCCAATCTTTCCACGGGTGGTGCAGCAACCGATGTGACCGACGACGTCCACCCGGCCATCGCGGCGCGTGCCGTGGCGGCTGCGCAGATGGTCGGGCTCGATATCTGCGGTGTGGATGCCGTTTGCGAAACGATGCTCAAGCCGTTTGAAGACCAGGCTGGCGGCATTGTGGAAGTCAATGCCGCGCCGGGTTTGCGCATGCACCTGCAGCCGTCGTACGGCAAGGGGCGCGCGGTGGGCGAGGCCATCATCTCCACGATGTTTGCCGATGGCGACGATGGTCGCATCCCCCTGGTGGCAGTCTCCGGCACCAACGGCAAGACGACGACCGTGCGCCTGATCACCCACCTGTTGGCCTCTAGCGGCCTGCGCATGGGCATGACCGGCACCGATGGCGTGTACATCCAGGGCCAGCGCATCGACACCGGTGATTGCAGCGGCCCGCGCAGCGCCCGCAACGTGCTGCTGCACCCCGACGTGGATGCCGCCGTGTTCGAAACCGCGCGCGGCGGCCTGTTGCGCGAAGGCCTGGCCTTCGACCGCTGCGATGTCGCCGTGGTGACCAACGTGGGCGAAGGCGACCACCTGGGCCTGAACTACATCAGCACCGTCGAGGACCTGGCTGTGCTCAAGAGCGTGATCGTGCAGAACGTGGCGCCGCACGGCATGGCTGTGCTCAACGCCGCCGACCCGATGGTCGCGCGCATGGCCGATGCCTGCCCAGGTTCGATCACGTTCTTTGCGCAGGACGTTGGCCTGCCGACCATGGCACTGCATCGTGCGCAGGGCAAGCGCGTGGTGTTTGTCGATGGCGCAGAGATTGTGGCCACCGAAGGCGCCAACG includes:
- the cphA gene encoding cyanophycin synthetase; the protein is MEVSRIRALRGPNLWCRHTAIEAIVACSDQSLLLTELPGFEDRLRARFPAIGPLRPDDEADAPSMAHALEAAALGLQAAAGCPVTFSHTEPTLEPGTYQVVVEYSEEDVGRLAFELAGQLCLAARDDQPFDLDDALYRLRDLDEDVRLGPSTGSIVDAAVARGIPYRRLTQGSMVQFGWGSKQRRIQAAETDMTSAVAESIAQDKDLTKTLLHAAGVPVPLGRSVRSAEEAWEAAQEINGPVVVKPRDGNQGKGVAVRIRTQEEVKTAYEVAADISSDVIVERYIPGHDFRLLVVGKHLVAAARRDPPQVIGDGKHTVRELVEEVNRDPRRGEGHATSLTKIRFDDIALATLAKQGLSADAVPPKGTRVVLRNNANLSTGGAATDVTDDVHPAIAARAVAAAQMVGLDICGVDAVCETMLKPFEDQAGGIVEVNAAPGLRMHLQPSYGKGRAVGEAIISTMFADGDDGRIPLVAVSGTNGKTTTVRLITHLLASSGLRMGMTGTDGVYIQGQRIDTGDCSGPRSARNVLLHPDVDAAVFETARGGLLREGLAFDRCDVAVVTNVGEGDHLGLNYISTVEDLAVLKSVIVQNVAPHGMAVLNAADPMVARMADACPGSITFFAQDVGLPTMALHRAQGKRVVFVDGAEIVATEGANETRIALADIPLTRNGTIGFQVENAMSSIAAAWALGIEWAVIRRGLATFVNDAATAPGRFNLFDYKGATLIADYGHNPDAIQALCNAVATMPAQRRSVVISGAGDRRDEDIRKQTQILGGVFDDVLLYEDQCQRGREDGEVLALLREGLQGAERTSRIDEIRGEFLAIDTALGRLQPGDLCLILIDQVEEALEHIAKRVAE
- the cphA gene encoding cyanophycin synthetase: MKKKDIEILDVMSLRGPNMWTYRPVLEAWVDIGELEDFPSNTIPGFYERLSTWLPTLIEHRCSPGVRGGFLMRLKEGTWPGHILEHVTLELQNLAGMPGGFGKARETPIRGVYKVIVRAWHEDVTRAALFAARDLVMAAIEDRPFDVDAAVETLRDMVDDQCLGPSTACIVDAADDRGIPSIRLSDGNLVQLGYGARQRRIWTAETDRTSAIAESISRDKDLTKSLLQSCGVPVPEGRMVDSAEDAWDAAEDIGVPVVVKPYDGNHGRGVFTNLMTREEVETAYAVAIEEGNGVIVERFVSGNEHRLLVVGGRVAAAAMGETASVVGDGTSTIEELIESQINADPRRGPTEEHPLNPVRLDSAARLELKRQGYADGTAVPPAGRTVLIQRNGNVAFDVTDRVHPSVAAHVSLAARVVGLDIAGVDLVAEDISRPLDEQRGAVVEVNAGPGLLMHIRPAQGEPRPVGRAIVDHLFSGKDGVQDDGRIPIVGITGTNGKTVVAKLVAQLLQLSGKHTGLGCSDGLYLDHRQVEGTARSDRAAWDACHRILMNRAVEAAVFESDSGMILSQGLPYDRCQVGVVTNFDKPDHLGDFYVEDEDRMYSVLRTQIDVVLKTGVGVLNAADARLVEMAELCDGEVIFFALSGDLPAIAAHRAEGKRAVFVRDGKVVLATGQTEVALADVSAIPLAYAGRVPFQVENVLAAVATGWALGISHELIRAGIVTFDVGQVDVPGRFTLFQHNGATIVVDDAHNASALQALAGALDNFPAERRTLVFGAGLQRRDEDLVAQGKVIGQTFDRVLLCEDASVKRADAQFEPQARALLKQGLQQGGRVAEVVVDGGKRQDAVEAALSQLAPGDLLVLQCDECAIDATVEQVHQWMGRTEHRA